attctcctataggtatcacatactcaccgcctcggtccgacctaaaagttttattagtaacacctctttggttttctacttcaagtttatataatttgaaagcgtctaaggcttcatctttacttctaagaagataaacctgacagtatcttgagtgatcatctataaaagtgatgtaccattttttacctcctctagttggtgttgatttcaaatctcccaaatctgagtggattagttctaggggagttgtactacgttcaacctttttgttaaagggttttctagcatatttagattcaacacaaatttcacatttatgacctctgtcaaagtttgttttaggaatgcagccaaatttagcaagtctttcaatagatttgaaattaacatgtcctagtctatcatgccaaacatgtgaggagtcacaaacataagcagaagaagatgcattatcattcaagttcaaagaaagtacactaagcttaatcatgttatcagtgacatatccttttcctacgaagtcaccacctttagagattacaactttgttagactcagctacaaatttaaaacctttcccaagtaagatggtttctgagataagattcttgcatatgtccgggacgtgatacacgtcattcaatgcgagagtttttcctgaagtgagcttcaattcaaccttgccttttcctaccactttagaggtagaagagtttcccataaacaatttctcatcgtctcctactttgttataggaggagaaagcatttctgaacttacagacatgcctagtggctccagaatcaagccaccagtctctcacattggtcacattggagacaaggttgacttcagacaccatgccagtaaaatatccagaatcatctactacgtttgccttatttttctgtttaggatcatttttggtctttttaggtgccctacagtccttggccatatgaccagttttcccacagttatagcagtcgcctttgatggtgtttttggagacaccaccctttggcttaagatggttacctttggagttacgttgtttgttacgtttaccatttttgctggattctccgtgctttttctttgacgcagtgttatcgtccaggacatgagctttgtttgtcatgtctttgctcagcatcaggctcttgtccttgcaacacagaagttcctccacctggatctttttccccagctccaccatggtgatttcacgattcttgtgtcgcagcctcctcttgtactcgttccatgagggtggtagcttttcaatcactgcagaatgcatgccttcagcaagaatagaagccaagacaagcacgttcagacaaagaagtcaggacaaaacacgtgcagacaaagaagagattcttctacttgtgtggaaaacacgtaccaaaaatttcagcaaaaagataggatctaaagCACCTGCACCCGAGCCCGACCGACCGGCGGCGTGCTTCTgtacgaagcaccgcgcgtacgggaaaggcaaccttgccctagtctaggccttccctcaaagcacaaaagtctaatgacccaagggccatgcccttatagccaattctatggtatttaagtctaaaattctttagattttagtcaatgtgggactattgttttatctattcaaatgaaaaaacaattaatgggcaataggtctagggatcaaaacatagtccatgtaaaaaattggtaatttttaaAACGTTTTTTCTAACAGGAATGAGGCTAGAAAAAATAACAGATACAACGCAGCATAAGAGTACCCATATTCAAACATTATATTTAAGGAGTATCAAATTTATTGTTGCATTAGATAAAATATCAATCAGTACTGATATTGCCATTGGAGATAGCTGCCAgaataaaaaacaataataaaataaaaatcatttctATTTAAAAGCAAATAATCAGAGTATCAAATACCCTCCATGTTGCCATAGCTGGTTCCTTCTAAACATGTGAAGAAAGGCTCTCCATGTAACCAGCAATACTGTAAGTAGATTCGGGCGTTAACATTGGCAAGATTCCAGTGATGTCAAACTCCTGAAAAGACTTCATTTGCCAATTGTAACAATAGATTAAGACTTCATCTCTTTCTTGTTCTATATCCTTGGGCACCAGGATTATCAAGTTACTCCCACTAATTGATacaaaatcatacctctcattcATAAGTTTTTCCGAGTAGGGACTAGAAGTAAACAATATAGTCTCTTCGATCCAATGACTACTAGTAGAATCTGAGTTCCCCCTCTTCATGTCATCAGCAACCAATTGCCAAAGCCTAATTGTGTCCATTCTTGTCCTCTTTATAAGAGCGATACGTCCATTAACTTCAATCAAATCATAATCATTCATTTCATCTTTAACGAAGAAATCCTGCGGAATAGGAAACTCAACAAACTCCTCACTTCCGACATTAAATGCCACTATAGAGTTTGGTGCATCCGTCCAATATATAGAACCATTTAGATGTACGCCGTCTTCTTTTACCATACATCTTCGATTTTCGCTCACATTTTTTTCTTTCCACGAACAGTGTCGTCCTCCACTGGCTATTGTAAAGACACCGCATACTCTATATTCTGCAATGTCAtggtcgtcgtcttcatcatccatTTCAACTTCAGTTATATCTCCTATGCATATAACCTTGTATACTTTATTAATTTGATCAAAACCAAACCTATAACGGGGTCGTACATGAACCATGGTATCTTTCTGGTCTCCTTTACCGTAGAAATATCCAGATTTTTTGAATGGGGATACAAACCATGGTGTCATCTCTCTAGTACTGAGATTATACATGCAGATTTTcccatcaaaatcatataaacatgtTAAACCATTCACAGAATTAAACGTGAAGTTTGCATCTTTAAAACCAGCTGGTTCTACAATCCAATGGCGTTTTTTCTTTTCGAACTCTATATTTTCAACAAATGAGACTGTTTCACTATCTCCAGATAAACACGCAGTGAATAGACGTACCTTTTTCTCACCTTGCACAGTGATACAAATGCATGGCCGTGGTTTGGAGTTTGAGCCATGTAAAGCAACGAACTTTTCGTCTTCAATCTTTGATGGAGAATCTTTAGAAACGCTTTTGAATCGAAGAATGGATTTCACGGGAAGTCTGCTTAATATTTCTTCAATCGAATCATCATCGATTCTCTTTGTTCTTTTATAACTCCTCGTTGTCTTGTAATCAATTTTAAACCTCTTTCTCAAAAAGTTTGGtgagcttgatttttttttttctctctgttATTTCAATGGAGTGAATTTTTATTGTTTTGATGATAAACAAAAACTGGATTCGTGGAATAGTGGGAAAGAAAATAATGCCGATGGAAGCTATATACTGTATATATTTTCAATGCAATACTTATTTTTGGCAACCAAAATATACCGAAATCGTCGCCACTATGGCTAACCGCACAGGATATTTTTCCTGTgatattttgaaaattttgaattattAACCTCGTGGTCAGTTAGGGTTCGTTACTCACTTAGGGTTCGTTAGCACAAAAGTAAAACCAAAGCACAACACAATAATACCAGCCAAGTCTCAAAATCGGAAATGCCGTAAATCATTGTTGTCACTTCAAACCATTAAAAAAAGAATCTAAACCCAGGGTCAAAGAATAATCCcacacaaaaaccaaaaaataccGATAGTCCAGTTCCACCTGGGATAATGGACTTGGCCTGTGATAAGTGCTTTCTTTCTTCTTGAAACACGGACTTGGCTGGCGGCAAGTGTTTTCGTTTTTCTTTAAGAGGAACGATTTTTTgtgaccatggtttttttttgggaccatggtcctattaggccacctagcctatagttataaggggtgtcctaaagtattgaaatgactaacctatccttaacctaatttaatttaaaaccaacccaataaccacctatatatatataaccaccacctcctcccaccaccacctcccaccatcgccgattaccaccaccaggGGCGGAACTACAGCCAAACAAGGGCTGGCTTaagccaccaccacctcctcccaccaccaccaccaccatctccgattatcaccaccaccaaccaccgattaccaccaccaccaccgattatcaccaccaccaaccaccgattaccaccaccacctccgattaccaccaccaccaccactatatatatatatatatatatagcttaatttaaaacattaacaaagatattctcacaaacccattacttgtcattcgtttttggttgaataaatgagaagtaatcattaaaatgagttgaaaatggaagttgcagaggggttaaatggagggtttttttttagagaaaagttcggttatcaagaattaattttttcataaccgaactcagagttcggttgattcgcaaaaaaatacttttaaccgaactccttgatttagaacaacacaagtccataagttcggttccttcgcaaaataaggatatcaccgaactttagtttacgaaaataatgagaagtccacaagttcggttcgttcgcaaaaatgttaagttttctttgtaaccgaactctacctttgaaacttcgtaaccgaactctacctaattcgccaagaaataaatttcgtcgtaaccgaacg
This genomic stretch from Papaver somniferum cultivar HN1 chromosome 5, ASM357369v1, whole genome shotgun sequence harbors:
- the LOC113279582 gene encoding F-box/LRR-repeat protein At2g40920-like, producing the protein MTPWFVSPFKKSGYFYGKGDQKDTMVHVRPRYRFGFDQINKVYKVICIGDITEVEMDDEDDDHDIAEYRVCGVFTIASGGRHCSWKEKNVSENRRCMVKEDGVHLNGSIYWTDAPNSIVAFNVGSEEFVEFPIPQDFFVKDEMNDYDLIEVNGRIALIKRTRMDTIRLWQLVADDMKRGNSDSTSSHWIEETILFTSSPYSEKLMNERYDFVSISGSNLIILVPKDIEQERDEVLIYCYNWQMKSFQEFDITGILPMLTPESTYSIAGYMESLSSHV